The sequence GCGAGTTGCTCTCCAGCATTGCTCGCCTCCGCTTCCTCAGCCACGCTCATGCTGCAACCTACAACCTTCGTTCGTCGAGCAAATCTCAGCGAACGGCAACCAGGGAATTCTTGCTCTGTCTCACCTCAGGGGGGCACCGCAAAGCACAGTGAATTACGTGAATTTCCAATGTAATCGCTTCTGGAAGCATGACCTGTGAGCCGCTCGACCGGCAACAATGGGAATCGTTGCAGGGAAAGCGGCAGCGAATTCCGATCCTGACTCTGGTGCACGTTCGGGGGAGGGCACCAGCCAGCTCAAGGTCCCTCGGGTCTCCACAAAAACCAGACCGGCTTACTCGGGAACAATGTTCGACGCCGGCCAATGCGACGGCTGGGCATTGACATTGTTCACGATGCCTACCGGTCCTTGCACCTCGTGAACCTCCACATTGAATCCATCCACTTCGATCAGAGGATCGTCTCCCTTTAAGTCTTTCGTCGCTGCCTCGATCGTGAGGCTGCGCGACTCGCCGGGCACAATAGAAATATAGTTATCGGAATAGAAGACCGGCAGCACGCGGCGTCCTCTCTTTTTCTGGTAAAGCTGAAGATGAGACATGAGCGCCACGTTGCTGCTGTTATTGTGCAACGTGACCGCGAGAATCGTATTCGGACCCTCAGTGCGAGCGGTGGCTTCGGCGTCCAGCGTGACCGTGGGCAGATCCATCAAGCCATCGAACTGGTCTTGTGCCACGTGCTGCCAATAGAAATTGGTCGAGAGAAGATTGCCAGCTGAATCCGTGAGATCGAGTTTCACGAAGTACAGCGGGCTGATGCGCGCATTTACTTCGATCTGCGCCGCCTTAATCGTCGAACTCGCAGGGACCTGCGTAACCGAATAAGTCTTGTGCGAGCTGAGCTTGCCGTTGAATGCATAAACCAGCACTGTAACTTTTAAATCGTTCAGCGCCGTAGGACGATTGTTGACGATCTCTATCCCGCGCAGCGCTTCATTCAACTGCACGTGCACGCTCTCGCCCGCCTTCTTGACCGCGTAGAGCGCAGCATTAGGTTCGAGATCGTAATGATAGATTTGCCAAACAAAACTTGGCTGCGCCGGGTTGCTCATCCAGGTAATCACGCCGGTAGTCTGTCGAAACATCGCCGCATTGCGTCCCTCGTACATCGCGCGAAAAGCCTCGTAAGTAGCGAGCTGTCCTTTGCGGACGAAATCGGCAAGATTCCGGATATGCCCATAACGCTCGGCCAGCGACTTGGGAAACTCATTCCCACGCTGCGCGCCCGCAGCCATGTCATGCTGCGCCCAGTCGTCGTTGATGGTTTCCCAGTCCTTCTCCGGCATCATGCCCTGAATCGATTCCATTGTGGGAATGGAAACCGAGCCGGTTTCCGTTTTGAAACTCTCGTTCAAAGCGTAGAAGAAACGCGGGGACCGCCAGTAATAAGGACCATGCGAAGAAACGCCCCGCCCTTCCGCGGAATTGGATTGATAAATCCGTGTCGAATCCAGCCGAGCCATCAGCACCTTCAACTGATCGTCGAGCGCCTTCGGCGGATAGCCTTCGTTGCGCGCACACCAAACCGCAATCGACGGATGATTGCGATAGCGCATCACCTTATCGGTAACATTCGCCAGATATGTGGGAATGTCGGCAACATCAGGACCGTCGCCCGGGTTCGGCTGAAAGAATTCGTCCCAAAGCAGAATTCCATATTTGTCCGCCGCATCGTAGAAATCCGGACTCGTACTCTGGCCCACCCAATTGCGGATCATGTTCATATTCGCCAGCGCATGGAGGTGAAACTTCGCATCGAGCCGCTCCCGCGAAATGCGCTTCATGCCTTCATCGAGTCCCCAGTTCCCGCCACGCACCATCACGCGAACGCCATTCACCGATATCGTGAGGTTCTCCGAGTCCGGCACCTGATATTCAATTTTCCGAATTCCGAACTGGCGCGTCTGCACATCAGAACTCGTGCTGCCGACGTTGAACTTCAACGTGAGCGTGTACAGATTCTGCGGACCA comes from Terriglobales bacterium and encodes:
- a CDS encoding glycoside hydrolase family 2 TIM barrel-domain containing protein, yielding MIRFLLLFITCASATCLFAQSSSETITGWQMQDVSKVSDAAEVVSTAKFHPDHWYTATVPGTVLTTLVNDGVYPEPLYGENMRAIPESLNKTSYWYRASFDVPKSHKRLHTWLHFAGINYSAEIWVNGHRAGEMKGAFIRGDFDVTDFVKPGRSAVVAVRVSPQPHPGVPHEHTVALGVGKNGGETALDGPTFLSTIGWDWLPAIRDRDTGIWLPVTMDATGPVIVKDPFVTSNLSASYEMAELHVSATLQNLTAKPVSGTVTGVIQSVGGGAPEITFQKPVSVSANASTEISLDPQSTPELVVHNPKLWWPNGYGPQNLYTLTLKFNVGSTSSDVQTRQFGIRKIEYQVPDSENLTISVNGVRVMVRGGNWGLDEGMKRISRERLDAKFHLHALANMNMIRNWVGQSTSPDFYDAADKYGILLWDEFFQPNPGDGPDVADIPTYLANVTDKVMRYRNHPSIAVWCARNEGYPPKALDDQLKVLMARLDSTRIYQSNSAEGRGVSSHGPYYWRSPRFFYALNESFKTETGSVSIPTMESIQGMMPEKDWETINDDWAQHDMAAGAQRGNEFPKSLAERYGHIRNLADFVRKGQLATYEAFRAMYEGRNAAMFRQTTGVITWMSNPAQPSFVWQIYHYDLEPNAALYAVKKAGESVHVQLNEALRGIEIVNNRPTALNDLKVTVLVYAFNGKLSSHKTYSVTQVPASSTIKAAQIEVNARISPLYFVKLDLTDSAGNLLSTNFYWQHVAQDQFDGLMDLPTVTLDAEATARTEGPNTILAVTLHNNSSNVALMSHLQLYQKKRGRRVLPVFYSDNYISIVPGESRSLTIEAATKDLKGDDPLIEVDGFNVEVHEVQGPVGIVNNVNAQPSHWPASNIVPE